Genomic segment of Thermodesulforhabdaceae bacterium:
TTTCCAAAAATTGGGTTTCCAGGATAACTTAGAGAGACCGAATAATCTAGAAGTAATTTTATAGAAACTCTCCTCCGGCAATTTCGATAAGCATATTTTTTAACTCTTTACCACACCTTCTAAACCCCTCTTGACCATAGACCATATTAGCTTCTATGACGTACAAAGCGCCATTAAAAATGATCATATCAAGCCCTACATCGTCAAAACCACAGCGATTCGATACATTCTCAGCAAAAGCCAGAGCATCCGGCGGTATATCTTTGAAGGATATATCTGCTCCCTGAGACACATTGTGCCTGAACTCCCCTGTTCTACCAATACGCCAATATGCATGGACCGCCTTTGAACCCAAAACCACAACTCTTAGATCCCTATCTACCGGGAGATATTCCTGGATGTAGGCAGGATGGTGATTTTCAAGATACCTTCCAAGATCTTCTTCAGAAGAAATTAAAAAAACTCCTCGCCCCTGTGAACTGCCTACAGGATCTTTGGCAATAAATGGGTAAGAAAATTCCTGAAGAATTTGCTCCTTCCTTACTTTTCCGTAATAAATGCGAGTCCTTGGATGGGGTATGGCGAGCCACTCAAAGAGAAGAGTCTGACGAATTTTGTTTCCAATAAACTCACAGTAGTTCCTTGGAAAAACTTTTTTACCTAAAGCTTTGAAGAACTGTTCGTAAAGTCTGGAGGGATAATAAATAAGGTCGGCTTCCCAAAGAAGCTTTTGTTCATCGATATTATATTCATCCCAGTTTAGACGAACTCCTAAAACCGGTACTGATTCGCTAAAACTAATTCGACGTCCAAGAGCCACTCTTTTCATTGTCTTCTAAGACCTGTCCCATAATAAGCCCTTGCATAAACCAAAAATACATTGTCACCTCGGCATCGCCGAAATTGTTTTCCGTCAATCCTTCGAGCATATACATGACCAGGACGATCAGACCAGCAAAAGCCCAAAAGTTGCCAGTTTTTCTGAAGCTTTTATAAAGCCTAAAAGCCAATGCACCATAAACCATAAGAAAGAAAAGTAAACCTGGAAGTCCGTAATTTATCGCCATCTGGAGATAGGCATTATGGGCGTGTCCCTTAGCATCAAGCGGGTATCCCTTTGTGTAGTGGTCAATCAGTTTAGGAAATACATGAACACCAATCCCAAATATGGGATAATCTTTGATTATGCCGACTGCTCCTTTCCAGAGCGCAAATCGAGTAGAATCGCTTATTATCACGGTATATCCCCGATTATAAAGACGTTCAAATCTGGGACTGTTTATAGTCAGAACCACTAAAAAAACTCCCAAAACTCCAACAAATATAAACCCTTTCAGCCGATATCTAAAGATCACCAGTAAGCTAATTACAAAGATCAAGCCGTATATGACCATCCGACTCAAAGAAACAAAAACGCCCGCTAAAATGATCACTCCGGTAAAGACAAGAACAGCCCGGTTTTTCGCAGATAAACCTCGATTGAAAAATAACCATGACATAATAAGAACGACCGTTAAAGCCAGTCCATTAGCGTATGTTAAGGAATTACTCGAAACCCCAATCGCTCGCTCAGCTCCGGCTACAACAAATTGAAAGATGCCGCAAAAGGACTGAATTATAGATCCAACAATGAACAAAATCCAAAACCTAGTAGCTTTTTCACCAAGCCTGACAGTGAAATAGCCAAACGGGAAAAATAATACATGCCACCAGCTAAACATCTGCTTAAAAAGTCTAACATCGACGAAAAAACTCCCTAGTACGATCCATCCAATCCACAATGCAAAAGGGATCAGCATCGGAAAATTTTTATAAAGACCTTGCTTAAAAGCTTTTGTTACTATGTAAGGGAAAGCCAGTATAAAGCTTATCTGTGTGATCGTAATAGATAAGCCATGTGAGACTGCGTTGGCATACAGAAGAAACTTGGCAAGAAATTCAATTTTATCCCGATATCTCATATTTTTTGAAACCCTTAGTTCTCGTCTATACTAAGCCAGTCTTCCAATATACTTGGTCAAGATACCTTGAATGCAACAAAATAGATCCACAACCCACCGTGAGGAAGCCGAAAAACGGCAGGATTGTAAACCTGAAAAACACGTAGTAGTTCCGGATCAGGCACAACAAGTCCTGCGCGCCAATTTCGATAATGACTTCCTAAGTGCTCTTTAATTTGGTTGTAAAGCTTGCCTGCTGATACAGAAAGCCTTCTTCCGTAGGGAGGATTCATAACAATGGCACCAGTAGTTGTTAGATTAAGGTCTTTTGGGACAAGTTCAAAAAAGTTACCCTGTATCCATATGATATCATCAGCAACACTGGCTCTCTTAGCATTCCGTCTGGCTCGATCCAATTGATGACTATCCTTATCTATTGCCACAATGGGTTGACAAAGATTTTTGATGGAAGCCAAGGCTGTTTTCTGTTCGTATTGCCAGGGAGCATCGTCAAAAAAGGGAAGCTGTTCAAAGAGAAAACTTCTCTCAAGCCCTGGAGCTCTGTTTTTTCCTATTAAAGCCGCTTCAATAGCAAAGGTGCCTGATCCAGTCATGGCGTCAACGAGTGGTTCCCCAGCAGGATCCCATCGAAGGAATTTGAACATCGCACAGGCAAGCGTTTCCCTCAAAGGAGCATAGCCAGGTTCAAGTCTGTAACCACGCTCATGGAGATGAACACCCGTAAGATCCATTTTCACAGTGCAAACGTTACGAACTAAATCAACCCATAATCTGCACCTAGGAAAAGAAAATTCATCGATCTGGTCTTCCGAATCCAAGGTCATACGTTCCCAGGACACGATCAATCCTTGCTCGGCAAATCGATTACAAATAGCCTTAACAGTTTCTTCACAAACCATCCCTTCATGCCTTAAATTCGAATATTTCACATTGCAATAAATCCGGACAGGAATGGAAGGATTAAGCCATAGTTCCCAGGGTATGTCTCTCATGCGCTTCTGAAAAACTTTAACAGACCCTGCTGTAAATTGAGCAAGACGAATGAGCACTCGACTCGCCGTTCTAAGCCATAGACAAAGCTTGTAAGCATCCCAGATTCTCCCTCTAAAACTAATTGAAGTAGATGTTTTGTCCCCTGAAAAAGCTTCTTCAGAAAGAACACTGTAACCAAGTGATGAAATCTCGCTCTGGCAAACATCTATCCACTGAGGAGGCACAATAACCTCAAAAATATGTTGAGGTGCCCGCACGAAACGCTTTACTCGCCGCAAAAAG
This window contains:
- a CDS encoding O-antigen ligase family protein, with protein sequence MRYRDKIEFLAKFLLYANAVSHGLSITITQISFILAFPYIVTKAFKQGLYKNFPMLIPFALWIGWIVLGSFFVDVRLFKQMFSWWHVLFFPFGYFTVRLGEKATRFWILFIVGSIIQSFCGIFQFVVAGAERAIGVSSNSLTYANGLALTVVLIMSWLFFNRGLSAKNRAVLVFTGVIILAGVFVSLSRMVIYGLIFVISLLVIFRYRLKGFIFVGVLGVFLVVLTINSPRFERLYNRGYTVIISDSTRFALWKGAVGIIKDYPIFGIGVHVFPKLIDHYTKGYPLDAKGHAHNAYLQMAINYGLPGLLFFLMVYGALAFRLYKSFRKTGNFWAFAGLIVLVMYMLEGLTENNFGDAEVTMYFWFMQGLIMGQVLEDNEKSGSWTSN